From one Zonotrichia leucophrys gambelii isolate GWCS_2022_RI unplaced genomic scaffold, RI_Zleu_2.0 Scaffold_55_320004, whole genome shotgun sequence genomic stretch:
- the LAMTOR4 gene encoding ragulator complex protein LAMTOR4 has translation MTAALTQGLERVPAQAGYLVISDGAVLASSGDLENDEHTATVLQGLVATALGLRLPRGHEPPFRRLSVVFGEHSLLVTVSGQKLFVVKRHHHVQEPVAV, from the exons ATG ACGGCGGCGCTGACGCAGGGGCTGGAGCGGGTGCCGGCCCAGGCCGGGTACCTCGTCATCAGCGACGGCGCCGTGCTGGCG TCCTCGGGGGACCTGGAGAACGACGAGCACACGGCCAcggtgctgcagggcctggtggCCACGGCCCTGGGGCTGCGCCTGCCCCGCGGCCACGAGCCGCCCTTCCGCCGCCTCTCGG TGGTGTTTGGCGAGCACTCCCTCCTCGTCACCGTCTCGGGACAGAAACTCTTCGTGGTCAAGCGCCACCACCACGTGCAGGAGCCGGTGGCCGTGTGA
- the TRAPPC14 gene encoding trafficking protein particle complex subunit 14 isoform X5: MPDGSVLLVDDVCHHSGEVPVGAFCRVPGCHSRWPCPLSALEEQNFLFQLQAPERPPRDAKEGLEVPLVAVVRWSTPKLPFTNSIVTHYRLPSIRLERPRFVMTATCESPVVALQRFTVTYTLLNDLQDFLAVRLVWTPEATAGKSRGSLDSVVCHTPLTNLGYSRKGSARTFRVAFQALRAGLFELSQHMKLKLQFTASVSSAPPEARPLSRKSSPSSPAVRELVAGLGRSQSFSHQQPARSHLMRSGSVMERRAITPPVGSPVGRPLYLPAGDKAVLALDKIAKRECKVLVVPPVK, from the exons ATGCCCGACGGCTCCGTGCTGCTCGTGGACGACGTCTG ccACCACTCCGGTGAGGTGCCCGTGGGCGCGTTCTGCCGTGTCCCCGGGTGCCACTCGCGGTGGCCGTGTCCCCTGAGcgccctggaggagcagaacttcctgttccagctgcaggcGCCCGAGCGGCCGCCCCGCGACGCCAAggag GGCCTGGAGGTGCCGCTGGTGGCCGTGGTGCGCTGGTCGACGCCGAAGCTGCCGTTCACCAACAGCATCGTCACCCACTACCG gcTGCCGAGCATCCGCCTGGAGCGGCCGCGCTTTGTCATGACGGCCACGTGCGAGTCGCCCGTGGTGGCCCTGCAGCGCTTCACGGTCACCTACACCCTGCTCAACGACCTGCAGGACTTCCTGGCCGTGCGGCTCGTGTGGACCCCCGAGGCCACCGCCg GTAAGTCCCGCGGCTCCCTGGACTCCGTGGTTTGCCACACGCCCCTGACCAACCTGGGCTACTCCCGCAAGGGCAGCGCCAGAACCTTCCGGGTGGCCTTCCAGGCGCTGCGGGCCGGGCTCTTCGAG CTGTCGCAGCACATGAAGCTGAAGCTGCAGTTCACGGCCAGTGTCAGCAGTGCCCCGCCCGAGGCGCGGCCGCTGTCGcgcaagagcagccccagctccccggCCGTGCGCGAGCTCGTGGCCGGCCTGGGCCGCTCGCAGTCCTTCTCCCACCAGCAGCCGGCGCGGAGCCACCTCATGAG gtcCGGCAGTGTGATGGAGCGCAGGGCCATCACGCCCCCCGTGGGCTCCCCCGTGGGCCGCCCCCTGTACCTGCCCGCGGGGGACAAAGCCGTGCTGGCCCTGGACAAGATCGCCAAGAGGGAGTGCAAGGTGCTCGTGGTGCCACCCGTCAAGTGA